A genome region from Chloroflexota bacterium includes the following:
- a CDS encoding sugar phosphate isomerase/epimerase, translating to MRPPAYRLGSTSYVYRAGLVENASRLANWVRDVELVLFELPDGSGNVPDAATVAQLAEIGRVHDLTYTVHLPRDLRAPPHPSIDAARRIVAACEPLQPHAYVFHLDGAGAGTLDWTAQAIEAARALVAMVPGPRCLSLENLENYLPEYLLPIFDAVPLSRALDIGHLWKAGRDPAPFIETWLEHARVVHLHGFQGSDHLPLAVMSAARLDPILERLNNWDGVLTLEVFEDDFFMSYAAWATAIQRLHSRAGA from the coding sequence ATGCGGCCGCCCGCCTACCGGCTGGGCAGCACATCGTATGTGTACCGCGCCGGGTTGGTCGAGAACGCCAGCCGGCTCGCCAACTGGGTGCGCGACGTGGAGCTTGTCTTGTTCGAGTTGCCTGACGGCAGCGGGAACGTGCCGGATGCCGCGACCGTGGCCCAACTCGCGGAGATTGGCCGCGTACACGATCTGACCTATACGGTTCACCTGCCGCGCGACTTGCGCGCGCCGCCACACCCATCCATTGATGCCGCTCGGCGTATCGTCGCCGCTTGTGAACCGCTCCAACCGCACGCATACGTGTTTCATCTGGACGGCGCCGGCGCCGGAACGCTGGACTGGACGGCGCAGGCTATCGAAGCGGCGCGAGCGCTCGTGGCGATGGTGCCCGGCCCGCGCTGTCTGTCGCTGGAGAATCTGGAAAACTATCTGCCCGAATATTTGCTGCCAATCTTTGATGCGGTGCCGCTGTCGCGCGCACTGGACATCGGGCATCTCTGGAAAGCCGGCCGCGACCCGGCGCCGTTCATAGAGACCTGGCTGGAACATGCGCGCGTCGTGCACCTGCACGGCTTTCAGGGCAGCGACCATCTGCCGTTAGCGGTGATGTCAGCGGCACGACTGGACCCGATTCTGGAGCGCCTGAACAACTGGGACGGCGTGTTGACGCTCGAGGTGTTTGAGGATGATTTTTTCATGAGCTATGCGGCATGGGCGACAGCGATCCAGCGGCTGCACAGCAGAGCGGGCGCGTGA
- a CDS encoding enoyl-CoA hydratase/isomerase family protein — MPDTNHWNVETTDHITTLTLNRASAKNSLLPETLVELRTITAWLAADRATWAVVVQGAGDHFSTGVDVGIIGQMPGQPEAEYRTSLRTMQSALDEFEALEKPVIAKLRGFCIGGGLLLALCCDFRIASQKTYFSLPEVKIGLAVVMGTQRITRVIGPAATKELVLLGERFDADAARGYGLVHRVVPPAELDGAVAAFADKFKRLPPRTVGIAKRIIDHGASMSLRTSQDLEIDAQAELLNSADLREAIASYTGHREPRYSGD; from the coding sequence ATGCCCGACACCAACCATTGGAACGTCGAAACCACCGACCACATCACGACGCTGACGCTGAACCGCGCAAGCGCCAAGAACAGTCTGTTGCCGGAAACGCTTGTTGAACTACGCACTATTACAGCGTGGCTCGCGGCCGACCGCGCCACCTGGGCGGTGGTCGTGCAGGGCGCCGGCGACCATTTTTCGACCGGGGTTGACGTCGGCATCATCGGCCAGATGCCGGGCCAGCCCGAGGCCGAGTACCGTACCAGCCTGCGCACGATGCAGAGCGCCCTCGATGAATTTGAAGCGCTGGAGAAGCCCGTCATCGCCAAGCTGCGCGGCTTCTGCATCGGCGGCGGCCTGCTGCTGGCGCTCTGCTGCGATTTTCGCATCGCGTCGCAGAAGACCTACTTCTCGTTGCCCGAGGTGAAGATTGGTCTGGCGGTCGTCATGGGCACGCAGCGCATTACGCGCGTGATCGGCCCGGCGGCGACGAAGGAACTGGTGCTGCTCGGCGAGCGTTTTGATGCCGACGCGGCGCGCGGGTACGGACTGGTGCATCGCGTCGTACCCCCGGCTGAGTTGGACGGTGCGGTGGCCGCATTTGCCGACAAATTCAAGCGTCTGCCGCCTCGCACAGTCGGCATCGCCAAGCGCATTATCGACCACGGCGCATCCATGTCGCTGCGCACGAGCCAGGACCTGGAGATCGACGCGCAGGCGGAACTGCTGAACAGCGCCGACCTGCGCGAGGCGATCGCCAGCTACACCGGGCACCGCGAGCCGCGCTACAGCGGCGACTGA